In one window of Limnohabitans sp. MORI2 DNA:
- the sdhA gene encoding succinate dehydrogenase flavoprotein subunit, producing MTVKSSIPRRKFDVVIVGAGGSGMRASLQLARAGLNVAVLSKVFPTRSHTVAAQGGVSASLGNMSEDNWEYHFYDTVKGSDWLGDQDAIEYMCREAPKVVYELEHMGMPFDRNADGTIYQRPFGGHTANFGEKPVQRACAAADRTGHAMLHTLYQANVAARTTFFVEWMALDLIRNADGDVVGVTALEMETGDVYELQAQTVLFATGGAGRIFQSSTNAFINTGDGLGMAARAGIALQDMEFWQFHPTGVAGAGVLLTEGCRGEGAILLNSEGERFMERYAPTLKDLAPRDFVSRCMGQEILEGRGCGPNKDYIHMKLDHLGADTIRKRLPSVEEIGHNFANVDITKEPIPVVPTIHYQMGGIPTNIHGQVVEQVNGEDKPVKGLYAVGECSCVSVHGANRLGTNSLLDLLVFGKAAGDHIIANTVAGATQADLPANASDFTLARLARLENNKNGEYAQDIANDMRAIMQTHAGVFRSQESMDEGVRKIAELRARVANIGLKDNSKVFNTARIEALEVDNLMEAAQATMESAAARKECRGAHLVRDYEHDVTHPTCPLGRNDAEWMKHTLWHSANNSLTYKPVRMKPLTAETVPPKPRTF from the coding sequence ATGACCGTTAAAAGCTCTATCCCACGTCGCAAGTTTGATGTGGTCATCGTCGGTGCCGGTGGCTCTGGCATGCGTGCATCGTTGCAACTTGCTCGCGCAGGTTTGAACGTTGCTGTTTTGTCTAAAGTGTTCCCCACTCGCTCGCACACCGTGGCAGCGCAAGGCGGCGTGTCTGCCTCTTTGGGCAACATGTCTGAAGACAACTGGGAATATCACTTCTACGACACCGTCAAAGGCTCCGACTGGCTCGGCGACCAAGACGCGATCGAATACATGTGTCGTGAAGCGCCCAAAGTCGTGTACGAACTCGAACACATGGGCATGCCTTTCGACCGCAACGCCGACGGCACCATTTACCAACGTCCTTTCGGCGGCCACACCGCCAACTTTGGTGAAAAGCCTGTGCAACGTGCTTGTGCTGCGGCTGACCGTACAGGCCACGCCATGCTGCACACCTTGTACCAAGCCAACGTGGCAGCCCGCACCACTTTCTTTGTGGAGTGGATGGCGCTTGATTTGATCCGCAACGCCGACGGCGATGTGGTGGGCGTGACCGCGCTTGAAATGGAAACTGGCGACGTGTACGAGTTGCAAGCGCAAACCGTGTTGTTCGCCACAGGCGGCGCTGGCCGTATCTTCCAATCGTCCACCAACGCGTTCATCAACACCGGTGACGGCTTGGGCATGGCTGCTCGCGCAGGCATTGCTTTGCAAGACATGGAATTCTGGCAATTCCACCCCACTGGCGTGGCCGGTGCTGGCGTGTTGTTGACCGAAGGCTGCCGCGGCGAAGGCGCGATTTTGCTCAACAGCGAAGGCGAGCGCTTCATGGAGCGCTATGCGCCCACACTGAAAGACTTGGCACCCCGCGACTTCGTGTCACGCTGCATGGGCCAAGAAATTTTGGAAGGTCGCGGCTGCGGTCCTAACAAAGACTACATCCACATGAAGTTGGACCACTTGGGCGCCGACACCATCCGCAAGCGTTTGCCTTCGGTGGAAGAAATTGGCCACAACTTTGCCAACGTCGACATCACCAAAGAGCCTATTCCTGTGGTGCCTACCATCCACTATCAAATGGGTGGCATTCCAACCAACATCCACGGTCAAGTGGTGGAACAAGTCAACGGCGAAGACAAACCCGTCAAGGGCCTCTACGCTGTGGGCGAGTGTTCATGTGTGTCGGTGCACGGCGCCAACCGCTTGGGTACTAACTCCTTGCTCGATTTGTTGGTATTCGGCAAAGCTGCTGGCGACCACATCATTGCCAACACAGTGGCCGGCGCTACACAAGCCGACTTGCCAGCGAACGCATCTGACTTCACCTTGGCACGTTTGGCCCGCTTGGAAAACAACAAGAACGGCGAATACGCCCAAGACATCGCCAACGACATGCGCGCCATCATGCAAACGCATGCTGGCGTGTTCCGTAGCCAAGAGTCCATGGACGAAGGCGTGCGCAAGATCGCTGAGTTGCGTGCTCGCGTGGCCAACATTGGCCTCAAAGACAACTCCAAAGTCTTCAACACCGCACGCATCGAAGCCTTGGAAGTGGACAACCTCATGGAAGCCGCCCAGGCCACCATGGAGTCTGCCGCTGCTCGTAAAGAGTGCCGTGGCGCCCACTTGGTCCGCGACTACGAACACGATGTGACTCACCCCACCTGCCCTCTGGGCCGCAACGATGCTGAGTGGATGAAGCACACCTTGTGGCACAGCGCCAACAACAGCTTGACTTACAAGCCCGTGCGCATGAAGCCTTTGACGGCTGAAACCGTGCCACCCAAGCCCCGTACGTTCTAA
- the sdhC gene encoding succinate dehydrogenase, cytochrome b556 subunit: MTQLAKKRPEFRNINALTDLPSYRLPAAGIVSILHRISGLIMFLLLPLLVWMFDTSVSSEISFAKFSAAFNVGLGFVPAVLVKVVVLGLIWAYLHHLIAGVRHVYMDVCHAVSKEFGKSSAVFTLVVSLGLTAALGAKLFGLY, from the coding sequence ATGACCCAGCTTGCCAAAAAGCGGCCTGAGTTCCGCAACATCAACGCCCTCACCGATCTGCCTTCTTATCGCCTTCCAGCGGCCGGCATCGTGTCGATCTTGCACCGCATCAGCGGTTTGATCATGTTCTTGTTGTTGCCCTTGCTCGTTTGGATGTTTGACACCTCTGTGTCATCTGAAATCTCCTTCGCCAAATTCAGCGCCGCGTTCAACGTCGGTCTGGGCTTTGTGCCTGCTGTGTTGGTGAAAGTGGTGGTGTTGGGCCTGATCTGGGCTTACTTGCACCACTTGATCGCTGGCGTGCGTCACGTCTACATGGACGTTTGCCATGCTGTGAGCAAAGAGTTCGGCAAATCATCTGCCGTGTTCACCCTGGTGGTGAGCCTTGGTTTGACCGCCGCATTGGGCGCCAAGCTGTTTGGCCTTTACTAA
- a CDS encoding malate dehydrogenase: protein MSKKPVRVAVTGAAGQIGYALLFRIASGEMLGKDQPVILQLLEIPDEKAQKALKGVMMELEDCAFPLLVGMEAHADPMTAFKDTDYALLVGSRPRGPGMERAELLAINGAIFTAQGKALNAVASRDVKVLVVGNPANTNAYIAMKAAPDLKPGNFTAMLRLDHNRALSQIAAKTGKAVADIEKLCVWGNHSPTMYADYRFATIKGESVKAMINDQEWNANVFLPTVGKRGAAIIDARGLSSAASAANAAIDHMRDWALGTNGKWVTMGIPSQGWYGIPKDVMFGFPVTCENGQYKVVEGLEIDAFSQGCIDKTLKELTDEQAGVAHLI, encoded by the coding sequence ATGAGCAAGAAGCCTGTTCGCGTGGCCGTCACTGGTGCCGCTGGTCAAATTGGTTACGCCCTGTTGTTCCGTATCGCCTCTGGCGAAATGTTGGGCAAAGATCAACCTGTGATCTTGCAATTGTTGGAAATCCCTGACGAGAAAGCACAAAAAGCGCTCAAGGGCGTGATGATGGAACTCGAAGACTGCGCGTTCCCATTGTTGGTGGGTATGGAAGCTCACGCTGACCCCATGACTGCATTCAAAGATACTGACTACGCTTTGTTGGTCGGTTCACGTCCACGCGGCCCTGGCATGGAGCGCGCTGAATTGCTCGCCATCAACGGCGCCATCTTCACGGCTCAAGGCAAGGCTTTGAACGCTGTGGCTTCACGCGACGTGAAAGTTTTGGTGGTCGGCAACCCAGCCAACACCAACGCCTACATCGCCATGAAAGCTGCACCTGACCTCAAGCCAGGCAACTTCACCGCCATGCTGCGTTTGGACCACAACCGCGCTTTGTCGCAAATCGCTGCCAAGACTGGCAAAGCCGTGGCCGACATCGAGAAATTGTGCGTGTGGGGCAACCACTCGCCCACCATGTACGCTGACTACCGCTTCGCCACCATCAAGGGCGAGTCTGTCAAGGCCATGATCAACGACCAAGAGTGGAACGCCAACGTGTTCTTGCCAACCGTGGGCAAGCGCGGCGCTGCCATCATTGACGCACGTGGTTTGTCTTCTGCCGCTTCTGCTGCCAACGCTGCCATCGACCACATGCGCGATTGGGCTTTGGGCACCAACGGCAAGTGGGTGACCATGGGTATCCCATCACAAGGCTGGTACGGCATTCCTAAAGACGTCATGTTCGGTTTCCCCGTGACCTGCGAAAACGGCCAATACAAAGTGGTCGAAGGTTTGGAAATCGACGCATTCAGCCAAGGCTGCATCGACAAGACTCTGAAAGAGTTGACCGACGAGCAAGCTGGCGTTGCCCACTTGATCTAA
- a CDS encoding aldolase/citrate lyase family protein produces the protein MSHPRDVLLGAQASGVSIPVCDHYSGVEARMRKSLQLQAEMTQEFGTCVFDVTLDCEDGAPVGGEAEHAALVTELALSAAPEARVAVRVHPVDHPSFQADMATIAGQAANRLTHIMVPKVESVADVQLAEQALIQAGAKDLALHVLIESPAAVHRAFDIAAHPRVQSLSFGLMDFVSAHGGAIPAHGMSGQGQFTHPLVVRAKLDIASACHAHGKVPSHCVVTEFNDTVAMRAAAQRAAHEFGYTRMWSIHPAQIRPILEAMAPDAAAIEVASEIVLAARAAQWAPISHKGQLHDRASYRFFWQVLERAHSTGCSLPAEVQLFFKD, from the coding sequence GTGAGCCATCCGCGCGACGTTCTGCTGGGGGCACAGGCTTCGGGGGTATCCATCCCCGTCTGTGACCACTACAGCGGTGTCGAAGCGCGGATGCGCAAAAGCTTGCAGCTGCAAGCAGAGATGACGCAAGAGTTTGGTACCTGCGTCTTTGATGTGACCCTTGATTGTGAAGACGGTGCCCCCGTGGGCGGCGAGGCAGAACATGCCGCGCTGGTCACCGAGTTGGCATTGAGTGCCGCACCCGAAGCCCGCGTGGCTGTGCGTGTGCACCCCGTGGATCACCCCAGTTTTCAAGCAGACATGGCCACCATTGCGGGCCAAGCTGCGAACCGCTTGACGCACATCATGGTGCCCAAGGTCGAGTCAGTGGCCGATGTGCAACTGGCCGAGCAAGCCTTGATTCAAGCCGGTGCCAAAGATTTGGCATTGCACGTATTGATTGAGTCGCCCGCTGCAGTGCACCGCGCGTTTGACATTGCGGCTCACCCTCGCGTGCAGTCGCTCAGTTTTGGTTTGATGGACTTTGTGTCAGCCCATGGCGGTGCAATTCCTGCGCACGGCATGAGTGGTCAAGGTCAGTTCACCCATCCCTTGGTGGTGCGTGCCAAGCTTGACATTGCGAGCGCCTGCCATGCCCATGGCAAAGTACCGTCGCATTGCGTGGTGACCGAGTTCAATGACACCGTGGCCATGCGTGCCGCAGCCCAGCGTGCCGCCCACGAGTTTGGCTACACACGCATGTGGAGCATCCACCCTGCGCAAATTCGCCCCATCCTCGAGGCGATGGCTCCTGATGCGGCGGCCATTGAAGTAGCCAGCGAGATTGTGCTGGCGGCGCGTGCCGCCCAGTGGGCGCCCATCAGTCACAAAGGTCAGTTGCATGACCGAGCCAGCTACCGCTTCTTTTGGCAAGTGTTGGAACGTGCGCACAGCACGGGCTGTAGCTTGCCAGCGGAAGTCCAGTTATTCTTCAAGGATTGA
- the sdhD gene encoding succinate dehydrogenase, hydrophobic membrane anchor protein — translation MSVNYGSKRVVVGAHYGLRDWLAQRVTGVLMVLFTLAVLGQVLLTSGEISYDKWAGIFSTQFMKALTFSVFIALAIHVWVGVRDIWMDYVKAVGLRLVLQVFTLVWLVSCLGWAIQVLWRL, via the coding sequence ATGTCCGTGAATTACGGTTCCAAGCGCGTCGTTGTCGGCGCTCACTACGGTCTGCGTGACTGGCTCGCCCAGCGCGTCACTGGTGTTTTGATGGTGTTGTTCACCTTGGCCGTGTTGGGCCAAGTGCTCTTGACCAGCGGCGAAATCAGCTACGACAAATGGGCTGGCATTTTCAGCACCCAATTCATGAAGGCTTTGACCTTCTCAGTCTTTATCGCTTTGGCCATCCACGTGTGGGTGGGTGTTCGCGACATTTGGATGGACTACGTCAAGGCCGTTGGCCTGCGTTTGGTTCTGCAAGTATTCACTTTGGTCTGGCTGGTGTCTTGTCTCGGCTGGGCCATTCAGGTTCTCTGGAGGCTCTAA
- a CDS encoding GntR family transcriptional regulator: protein MATSSAPAFTFSAPPPTAGGSALGAPGPAFSPLYQQIKGLILQSLQSGEWKPGEAIPSEMDLAARFRVSQGTVRKAIDELAAENLVVRRQGKGTFVATHAEQHVQYRFLKLQPDNGDTQSEGPAERTIIDCKRLRASADVARALSLRSGDPVLQVRRVLAYAGVPTILEELWLPGTPFKGLTAERLSNYNGPMYALFETEFGVRMVRADENIRAVNPDAEQAELLKVTTTAPLLSVERVAYTYNDTPMELRRGLYRTDTHHYRNALS, encoded by the coding sequence ATGGCCACCTCCTCCGCGCCCGCTTTTACCTTCAGCGCCCCCCCGCCAACCGCGGGTGGCAGCGCCTTGGGCGCGCCCGGCCCTGCATTCAGCCCGCTGTACCAGCAGATCAAAGGCCTCATCCTGCAAAGCTTGCAATCGGGGGAATGGAAACCGGGCGAAGCCATCCCCAGCGAAATGGATTTGGCGGCGCGTTTTCGCGTCAGCCAAGGCACGGTTCGCAAAGCCATTGACGAGTTGGCCGCAGAAAACTTGGTGGTGCGCCGTCAAGGCAAAGGCACATTTGTCGCCACACACGCCGAACAGCATGTGCAATACCGCTTTTTGAAGCTACAACCCGACAACGGTGACACCCAAAGCGAAGGCCCGGCCGAGCGCACCATCATCGACTGCAAACGTCTTCGTGCCAGTGCCGATGTGGCCCGCGCCCTCAGCCTACGCAGCGGCGACCCTGTGCTGCAAGTGCGCCGCGTGTTGGCTTATGCAGGGGTGCCCACCATTTTGGAAGAGCTGTGGCTCCCTGGCACACCGTTCAAAGGCCTCACGGCCGAACGCTTAAGTAATTACAACGGCCCGATGTACGCTTTGTTCGAAACCGAGTTCGGCGTGCGCATGGTGCGCGCCGACGAAAACATTCGAGCCGTCAACCCCGATGCAGAGCAAGCTGAGTTGCTCAAAGTGACCACCACAGCGCCTTTGCTGAGCGTAGAACGGGTGGCCTACACCTACAACGACACCCCCATGGAGCTGCGCCGCGGACTCTACCGAACCGACACGCACCATTACCGTAATGCTTTGAGCTGA